A window of Mucilaginibacter robiniae genomic DNA:
ACTTTTGCTTTCCATCCACACCAGGTAAAGCTCTTTTGGTGGTTTCAGGCGGGAGGGTTCTGCCAGCCGCTTTACATTTACATCAATAGCATAATTCTGATTTTCGTCTTTCGAAATTTTGATGTACCCTTCGGCGGCAGGCACAACACCCGAGGTAATGAAGTTTACTTTTTTGGAGCAGGAAGTTATTCCAAGCGCTGCAATAACCACAATAGCAATGACGGGTTTGTGTATAAAAAAGCTGACATGTTGCATAAGCGGAATCTAAGTAAGATAAAAGTGAATAATTATCGTTCATCCTTCGGAGGATGAGCAAGGATCAGCAAGAAGGATAAAACTTTAAGTTTAAGCGATTGTTTTTGAAACTTTGCTTTTGAAACTAAAAACAACCTTGATGGTTGGTAGTTAACCTTAAGTTAATACAAATGTCTGTTAAAAGTTAACATTCCTGATTGAAAACTATGAGCCCTGAAGACAAAAGCAAAGAACCAGTGGACTGGGCCGTGTACATCAAAAAGACATGGATCAAGTGGAGCATACTGGCGCTAATCGCCGTGTTTTTGCTGCTGTTTAAAGCCATTGTCAGTATTATCCTGCTCACATTAGCCAGTGCGTTGCTGGCTATTTATTTTTACGGTTTTACAGGGCTTTTACAGCGCTACCTGCACTTGCCGGCCAAAGTAAGCCTGATTGTTTCGGTAACTTTAAACCTGTTGCTGCTGGTTGGTTTCTTTTGGTTCGCCGGTTCCAGGCTCGAGTCGCAGATCACGCAGTTGTCTGACACTCTGCCTTCCACCATTCAGCACGCCCAGTCGCAGTTGCAGCAATCTGCTTTGGGCAGCAAGGTGTTGGATTACATCAATTCCAGCGGAACCGGAGGTAAAACCTCTGCTTTCGTGAGGCATTTCTTTTCATCCAGCTTTGGCGCCCTGAGTGATTTGTATCTGATTATCCTGATTACCATGTTCTTTGTAGCCAGCCCTATGATGTACAAAAGAGGAGTGGTGCACCTGCTGCCGGAAACAGCGAAAGACAAAGGGGATGAGCTGCTTGACCAATTGGGTGATGTGCTGAAAAAATGGATTAAAGGACAGATTATCGGGTTTTTCTTTATTGCTGTTTTTACCGGTTTGGGTTTGTGGGCGCTGGGCTTGCCTTTGGTATTCACCCTGGCGCTGATTGCTGGCTTTCTCAACTTTGTACCTAATTTCGGGCCTATCATCGCCGTTATTCCCGCCACGCTGCTGGGTTTGATGCAGGGGCCAACTACGGCTTTACTCACTTTCGGGTTGTACACCCTGGTACAGGTGATACAAAGCGCCGTTACACAGCCCATTATTCAAAAAAGAATGATCAGCATGCCACCGGTGCTTACCGTAGTAGCGCAGGTAGCTATGGGCGCACTAACCGGCTTCTGGGGCGTGCTGCTGGCTACCCCGATTGTGGCCATTGGTATGACCTTGGTGCAAGAACTGTATGTAAAAAAGCAAACTTATCATAAGTATCCGCTGAACTAAGCGACATAGTGTTGGCCCGTCTGAACTTCTCCGTAGTAATTTCAGGGCAGATTCAAGCATAATTTAGTAAACACTATTTGAAGTTCCGAAGCTACTAAGGCTACGAATCATACTTGATTACAATTCATCCTGATTGTTGATTCGATCTCTTTCCCACTGCTTACTTGGCCGAATGGTTGCCTGATTAATAAGGAAGCCCTCCCTACAATTATTAGTATTGCTATGGGTGTGCTAGTAAATAACATGGACATAAGAATTGCTTTTGTAAGGGCGAGCTTGTTGAGCAAATAATGCAGCTACTGCTGCGCTTGGTAATAACATCGGGGCCTTAAACTGATTTTGTTCCTGAATACCTTTTTGAAGATACACCTTGTTATAGCTGTATATTTGCTTTTTATCAATTTGAAAATAGTTTCATCTGCTCATTTGGGGAAGAACTCTCCCAGCGCACAACATCTTCCCTCCCCAATCTAACTTTCGTTAAGTCTGTAATGGTGCTAAATAAATGGTTACTTAATGAGGTAAATCACCTACGAGCCTGTAAGCTATCCAAGCTTAAATTTTTGATAATGTCAATGTGTTTTTTATTCCGCAAAACCATCATCGAGTTAAAAGGTGTCAATCAAAAATCCAACCTCAGCGTGTAACAATTGAACTTGTCACCGGAATATTTTTCACTACCATTAAGTCTAAATTGAATTTTGCGGTCCATAACTACCCAGGGTATTCATGATGAAATTAATTTCAAGTTGATTTGTGCAACTGAACGATTGCATCTATATTTGCAACTAATCAGTTGCATATAATTATGAGACGTGATATTTACCAAGCCATTGCCGACCCGACCCGCCGGGCTATTTTAACCTTGCTCATGGCTGGCTCCATGACCCCTAATGCCATTGCAGAGCAATTTGCAAGCAGTAGGCAGGCGGTTTCAAAGCACTTGCAGATATTGACGGAGTGTGGTGCACTAACACAAGCGCAACAAGGTCGTGAGATCTATTACTATTTAAATGTTCAGAAAATGAAAGAGGTAGATCAATGGCTGGCCGCATTCCGCAAATTATGGGAAGACCGCTTTAACCAATTAGACAACTTATTAGAAAACTTATAAACCCAACCAATTATGACCAACAATTTTGTTTTTGAAAAAGACCTTTCTGCAAAGAAAATTCATGTTGTACGTGAGTTTAATGCACCGATTGAAAAAGTATGGAAAGCCTGGACAGATCCGGACTTGCTCGAAAAATGGTGGGGACCAAAGCCCTGGGTGGCCAAAACCAAATCGATGGACTTTAGAGTAGGCGGTGCTTGGTTGTATTTTATGGAAGGCCCAGAAGGTCAAGTGCACTGGAGCCATGTAAAATTTACAGCTATTGAAGAGGGAAGCCGTTTTGCGGCTGATGCTGTGTTTTCGGATGAGAACGGCAACTCGACGCCGGGTGCGCCAGTAGGACATTGGGATAACCAATTTATCGCCATAGGTAGTAAAACTAAGGTGGTGGTAAACCTGAGCTTCGATGATGAAGCAACCATAAAGATGATGGTGGAAATGGGCTTTGAAGGCGGCTTTACTATGGGCCTGAATCAACTGGAAGAATTACTGGCTACAGCATAATTGTATTTATGTAAACTTAACCATTATGAACAAGAACTTTCTTTTTAAAGTCGACTGGACTGTCAAAAGAATTTACCTATCGCGCGAATTTGATGCGCCGATAGAAAAAGTTTGGAAAGCGTTTACAGATCCTGAACTGCTTAAACAATGGGCCGTGCCAAAAGATTGGACGATTCAAGACCAGACTTGGGATTTTACAGTTGGCGGCGTATCGACTTATCTCATGATTGGCCCCGAGGGCGAACGGCACTGGATGTATGATGAATTTACTACGATAGAAAACGGCACCCGTTTTTCATCTATAGGTATGTATTGTGATGACCAAGGTAACCCGAACAGAGAAGGGCCAAAATCCTATACAGAGAACAAATTCTTTTCCATCGAAGGTAATAGAACCAAGATAGAAGCTACTCACGTCTTTGATGATGAAAACACCTTTAAATGGTTTGCGGAAGGCGGCTTTATAGAAGGTTCTGCAATGACTTATAACCAACTGGATGAAGTGTTGACTTCGGAATAACCTTAATTTCTTGCCCGGAACTATTTAAGCGGCTTCTGTCTACTATTGAACGTCGCTTAAATAGTTACCTAAGCTAGGTAACGAACTGATTTGCAAATCAAAACAGAATTTTCGTGACAGCAATACAGGAGCTTTCTGCCGTTCAGCAGCATGCAGTATTAAAAAGCGATGTTGCAAGCACCGTGAGTTTCAGGGTTGTATACCCATTAGGCTAACAGATAAAGCAGCGGAGCAGATGAACTGGCGACCCGAAGTAGCGTACATCTACGCCACGTTCTTTATGACAAGGTAGGTATAAATTCTTTTAAGAAGGGCTACAAGCAACAAGTGACTATTTCCTGCTCTACCAACTGAGCTACAAAAGCGTACGGTAAACTGTGACACTTAAGGCCGGGTTCGAAACGGCGACTTGGGAGGTAAAAACTCGAAGTAACACTTATTTACGGCACCTTCTTTAAGATAAGGAGCAACAGGCGATTCAGGCCGGGGGAACCGCTTTTGGGACTCGAACCCACAGCACGGCTTGCACCACACTGCCCTCCCCCTTCCAATGCTAGCGAAGTAACCCGTTTCTACGGCATCCTTATATTTTGATCTCTTTCAAGGTATGGGCCAGATTGTAGCGGCCCATACTGTATTATAATTCTGTCTTTTGTATTTCGGTAATAGCCGAGCCGCCTTTATCTAAAGCATCCAGTACTTCAAATATTTTATCGCTCCAGCCGGCTATCAAGTATACTTCATACTGCTGTAGCTGTAATGGCGCTTGTCCGTAACCTCGCAGGTCAAACAGGTATAGTTTAGCATCAGGAGCTACCTTTTGCTTATACTGTATCCACAAGGATTGTATATGGTCATTATTGCCCATGTTGTTCCATAACTGACAATCGGTAAACAGCATTACTTTGTCCATTTCTACTCGCCTATTCAACAGGTCTTTAATTACCAAGTAACCATTCGTGGCGTAGCCTACCTCACCTTCGCGTTTGTAAAACTCCTGCACGTTGCCCAATATGTTATTACGTGGCACAGCAATCGTTTTCCACTTGTCGCCAAACATGCCCACCTGCACATTTTTGCAGCGCGATTGTAACAGCATGGCCAGCATTAAACCAATATCATACAACAACATTTTTGATTTGGCAAATATGGGTTGCTGCATAGAACCAGACACATCACAGGCCAGCAACACACGGGTATTAAAGTTAAAGCCTTTAATATTGGCTGCACTAACCTGTACAGCTTTCTCCAGCGCTTCCAATACCTCTCCAGTATAACCCATATTGCCGTTCAATAATAAACGACTCACTTTTTCAACTAAGCTACGGCCTTGAGGCTCGGCTTCTATATTCAGCAATTCACGATAAGCCGATAAATAACGAAATGGAAACTGTTTAGCTTTAACCACCTGTTCGGCAGATGAAAGTATTGAACATACCTTTTGAATGTGCTGATAAGATACGCCAGCTTCCATTATATTGCGCAGGTTACGCAACATAGCCATGTAGCCCAGCTTACCGCTGTCAATCAGTTCTTCCCACTTTACTTTAAAAGCTTCAAATTTGGCTTCTTCACTGTCAAAGCTCAATTGGCCCAATCCTGATAGTTCAGTTTCCCAAGTATAAGGCGTTTGCAGCGAGCCATTCACTATTTTGTTAAATAGTAGTTGCTGCAACTCGTCTTTTGCTTTAGGGTGAACCAGAAACAAGGCATCACGCAATTTGATCTCGGCAGGCCGGTTATACTTGGCAAACTGGTATTCGTCAAACTTATTGAAAGCCGCCGATAATCCTTTTTGCAGCTGCTTACTTAGCTTGTTCAGCTTTTTAGGGCCGGAACGCTGGTTGAGTTGCTGGTAGCAAGCTAAAAGCTCGGTAATTTCATCAGCACGGTTAATCACCTTATCCGTTACACGGGCAATCAGGTCATCACCCGAATGAATTTTGGCCAATTCGGTTACTAGTACCAGTGGTACCGAACGCATATACATTTTAGTACGGGCGTAAACCGCCAACTTACCTACAAATACCGGGTTGCACTTGCCGATTAGTGTACGCAGACGCTTTAACCGGTCTTCGTCCTTTTCATAAAACGAATCATTAAGCGACCAAGTTACTACCGTAGTGTACAACTCCATCTCTGGCGACATAGCGTAAGCTTTGGCACCCTCATGGTTTACCAGTGCTTTTTTTGCTTTGCTTAACAGGTTGAATTTCATGGAAGCCTCCTTTTTGTGATTTGTTGATACAAAGATTGGAGGCTACTGCGCAGCCTTTTTGCGTAGTAAAATATATTTTTAATAATTTTTTACTGCCATTGAAAACTTTTAACACTACTAAACTTAGTGGTAAAAATTCTGCCATTAAGAAAACTATGGTAAGTAAGGAAACTTAATTGTTTAAATAAGCACTATCACCTTGTAGTTCTTTAGTATCAAAGCTTTCCCAAGCAGATTGAATTTGTCGCATTTTAAGTAAATACGGAATAATAATAAACAGCTCAAGCCTGAAGCTAAAATTGTGCATTCCTGCTGTTTGTGGTATTATCCATGTATAAATCATTGCAAAAAGGCAAATAGCAATACTCAATATAGCATCAACTTTAGCGGTCTTTATGGCCCAATCTTTTTCGGTCCATAAACCAAATGCAACCAATCCTTTGTACAAATAAATAAGTATCAAAAATAAAGCAGTAATTGACAATGGATTGTTTGTTGATAAACCTAACAATGAAATTTGAAACTTAAATTTAAGTAATCCCATGACAACTATTACAGGAACTGCGGCCCCAAATACTAAGAATATCCAGGTAAATGTTAGCACCCACCAAGGAAGTAACTTTCTTCTTCTTGAAATTTGTAATAAACTGATGGTTTCATTTTGAAGGTTTAGATTATCTTCGGACATAATGATTAAGTTGAACGATTTAAAAATAAATTATTGGTAATTTATACGCAAATACTTTAATCATTGATATTCATACCCATCAAAGTTTTAAAATTCACTTTAAGAAGGTATTTATTTAGGATTGTTTATCATCCTTAAAACAGCATGTATAGTAGATAGGTAGAAATAAAACATCCAACTGTACCATATCCCTTTGTCATAATTTATCTTCTGGTCATTGTTGTGATGTCGAATCCCAAAGTTGTTGGCAATATTAAAAAGATCATTTTCATCTTTTTTATTCAAATAACTTTTTAGCTGTGGACGTAAAAACTCCAAAACATCCGCCAGCTCTCTAATAGCATTCTTCCTGTCGTCCAATGTCGACTTATATCTTCTAAATTTTATGACAGCATTGTTTATTTTGTCAGCTATATTTTCTTCATCCTCAGCTGGAATCTTAGCATCCAAGAGTGTAGAAAGCCCTGTGTCTGAGAATACCAAAATTTCACCATCTTTTGAGATTTCGAATCCATTCAAGTATTCTTTCAAAATTGGATTTAATGTTTGCCGAAAATATCTTTTGCCTTCTTCATCATCAAACGTTTCGTAGTGCATACCACATTGATTCCACTGGTGATATGTGCCGCTTAAACCTTTAGATGAATGATCATGCAGAAATTCGATCATATCAAAAAAGTCATCCTCAGAGTAGTCAGGCAAATTTTTGCATATTGGATATAAATTTTCCTTTCTTAAATTTATAAAAATGATTGATTCAACATCTCCACCCAACTTACCCTCAATAAAACCATCGGAGCAATCGATGCCAAAATATTTTTGAAAGTATCCTTCGTTATTCAATTTGTTGTAGGCTATTTGAAATAGCTTCTTCAATACATCAAAGTTCACTTTGCTTTCCGGTGTTATTTTTCCAGTTCTAACTGAGTAATAATCTCGTACAATCATTTTGTCTTCTATTATATTGTTAATATACAGATAAAATAAATATTACTTAGGTATATTAACATACGATTCCTAACCCTCTGACCTTTCCTTTGGATCTGCCATCCGCACAATCCTCGGCTGAAACTTTGCTAACACATCCACCAAATCGTGCTGTGCGGCCATTACAGTATGGATGTTTTTATACACCATTGGCGCTTCATCCAGATCAGAGCCCAACAAGGTAATCCTTTTGTCCAGCAATTCGGCAGCCACCAAGTCTCGCTTAATGGTTTTAAAAGCCGCGCTCCGGCTCATTAAACGCCCGGCACCATGCGAGGCAGAGTTGATCGATTCGGCATTGCCTTTTCCCCGTACTACAAAGCCTGGCGTACTCATGCTGCCCGGTATAATACCCAGCACACCTTCACCAGCCGGGGTAGCACCTTTGCGATGTACCATCACTTCGGTACCATCGGCCAGTTGTTCTTTCCAGGCGAAGTTGTGGTGGTTTTCAATTCGCATCAGCGGCTCCAGCTTCATAGCCGCAGCTATCTTATTATGTATTTCGTGGTGGTTAGCACTGGCATAATCACCGGCCAAGTTCATGGCAATCCAGTACTCCTGCCCTTCTTCGGCATTCATATCCAACCAAGCCAGGTGCTTGGCTTCTTACGGCAGCTTAGTCTTCATCATGGCCATTTCTGAGTAATAAGCTGCAATACT
This region includes:
- a CDS encoding AI-2E family transporter gives rise to the protein MSPEDKSKEPVDWAVYIKKTWIKWSILALIAVFLLLFKAIVSIILLTLASALLAIYFYGFTGLLQRYLHLPAKVSLIVSVTLNLLLLVGFFWFAGSRLESQITQLSDTLPSTIQHAQSQLQQSALGSKVLDYINSSGTGGKTSAFVRHFFSSSFGALSDLYLIILITMFFVASPMMYKRGVVHLLPETAKDKGDELLDQLGDVLKKWIKGQIIGFFFIAVFTGLGLWALGLPLVFTLALIAGFLNFVPNFGPIIAVIPATLLGLMQGPTTALLTFGLYTLVQVIQSAVTQPIIQKRMISMPPVLTVVAQVAMGALTGFWGVLLATPIVAIGMTLVQELYVKKQTYHKYPLN
- a CDS encoding ArsR/SmtB family transcription factor, yielding MRRDIYQAIADPTRRAILTLLMAGSMTPNAIAEQFASSRQAVSKHLQILTECGALTQAQQGREIYYYLNVQKMKEVDQWLAAFRKLWEDRFNQLDNLLENL
- a CDS encoding SRPBCC family protein — its product is MTNNFVFEKDLSAKKIHVVREFNAPIEKVWKAWTDPDLLEKWWGPKPWVAKTKSMDFRVGGAWLYFMEGPEGQVHWSHVKFTAIEEGSRFAADAVFSDENGNSTPGAPVGHWDNQFIAIGSKTKVVVNLSFDDEATIKMMVEMGFEGGFTMGLNQLEELLATA
- a CDS encoding SRPBCC family protein, producing the protein MNKNFLFKVDWTVKRIYLSREFDAPIEKVWKAFTDPELLKQWAVPKDWTIQDQTWDFTVGGVSTYLMIGPEGERHWMYDEFTTIENGTRFSSIGMYCDDQGNPNREGPKSYTENKFFSIEGNRTKIEATHVFDDENTFKWFAEGGFIEGSAMTYNQLDEVLTSE
- a CDS encoding TROVE domain-containing protein; its protein translation is MKFNLLSKAKKALVNHEGAKAYAMSPEMELYTTVVTWSLNDSFYEKDEDRLKRLRTLIGKCNPVFVGKLAVYARTKMYMRSVPLVLVTELAKIHSGDDLIARVTDKVINRADEITELLACYQQLNQRSGPKKLNKLSKQLQKGLSAAFNKFDEYQFAKYNRPAEIKLRDALFLVHPKAKDELQQLLFNKIVNGSLQTPYTWETELSGLGQLSFDSEEAKFEAFKVKWEELIDSGKLGYMAMLRNLRNIMEAGVSYQHIQKVCSILSSAEQVVKAKQFPFRYLSAYRELLNIEAEPQGRSLVEKVSRLLLNGNMGYTGEVLEALEKAVQVSAANIKGFNFNTRVLLACDVSGSMQQPIFAKSKMLLYDIGLMLAMLLQSRCKNVQVGMFGDKWKTIAVPRNNILGNVQEFYKREGEVGYATNGYLVIKDLLNRRVEMDKVMLFTDCQLWNNMGNNDHIQSLWIQYKQKVAPDAKLYLFDLRGYGQAPLQLQQYEVYLIAGWSDKIFEVLDALDKGGSAITEIQKTEL